In Flavobacterium lacustre, a genomic segment contains:
- a CDS encoding response regulator, with product MGHRIANVLLIDDDSTTNYLHKRVVLKTNLCSTPIVATDGEKGLEALLGINNSNINFEDYVLIFLDLNMPVMDGWNFLKILEKIKEQLKFKFLLFVVSSSINGDDIDRAEKNYLVAKYLKKPMNIELIENMKLEFLLN from the coding sequence ATGGGACATAGAATAGCGAATGTTTTGCTAATTGATGATGATAGCACCACAAATTATTTGCATAAAAGAGTAGTGTTAAAAACGAACTTATGTTCAACTCCAATTGTAGCTACCGATGGAGAAAAAGGGCTTGAGGCGTTGTTAGGAATAAATAATTCAAATATTAATTTTGAGGATTATGTCTTGATTTTTTTAGATCTAAATATGCCAGTCATGGACGGATGGAACTTTTTAAAGATTTTAGAGAAGATTAAAGAACAATTAAAGTTTAAATTTCTTCTGTTTGTAGTGAGCTCCTCTATAAATGGAGATGACATTGATCGGGCTGAAAAGAATTATTTAGTCGCTAAATATTTGAAAAAGCCAATGAATATTGAACTCATTGAAAATATGAAATTGGAGTTTTTATTGAATTAA
- a CDS encoding RsmD family RNA methyltransferase — MRIISGKYKGRRIFPPKGLPVRPTTDMSKEALFNVLNNHFSFEGLKVLDLFAGTGNISYEFASRGSMPITSVDGDFGCVKFIKQVAAEYDFNIAATKSDVFTYLERCKTSYDIIFADPPYALDQKTFEKIILLVFEKELLNEEGMMVIEHSKYTKLDHMMHFSFKKSYGGSIFSFFEFESQKETNEDSRIVNSEEE; from the coding sequence ATGAGAATCATTTCAGGAAAATACAAAGGAAGACGCATTTTTCCACCAAAAGGATTGCCCGTTCGCCCCACAACCGACATGTCTAAAGAAGCATTATTTAATGTTTTGAACAACCATTTCAGTTTTGAAGGACTTAAAGTATTAGATTTATTCGCAGGAACCGGAAATATCAGTTACGAATTTGCTTCAAGGGGAAGCATGCCAATCACTTCTGTTGATGGTGATTTTGGTTGTGTAAAATTCATCAAACAAGTCGCAGCCGAATATGATTTTAATATTGCCGCCACAAAAAGTGATGTTTTCACGTATTTAGAAAGATGCAAAACGTCATATGATATTATTTTTGCGGATCCACCTTATGCTTTGGACCAAAAAACTTTCGAGAAAATCATCTTATTAGTTTTCGAAAAAGAATTGCTAAATGAAGAAGGAATGATGGTTATCGAACATTCGAAATATACCAAACTGGATCACATGATGCATTTCTCCTTCAAGAAAAGTTACGGAGGTTCTATTTTTAGTTTTTTTGAATTTGAATCACAAAAAGAAACAAATGAAGATTCCAGAATAGTGAATTCTGAAGAAGAATAA
- a CDS encoding DUF3822 family protein has protein sequence MNIAEKKYKKLSIQVSLTGLSFCCFDTLNNTVTSFNEVHFDTFHKATKIEDLFADAFRDYPELKDSYDEILVIHNNNLSTFVPEPLFDENFLGSYLQYNTKVFETDFFAFDEIPNYQMNTVYIPYVNINNFFIDQFGSFDYKHANSILVSKLLVASKNKDDKKMFVHINTGHFEIIVVQNQKLLLFNSFDYNTPEDFLYYILFTAEQLNLNPENFPLELIGNIDTESDYFKIAYKYIRNVSLLDVEDLRWNNYFSEAENRNHFILFNS, from the coding sequence ATGAATATAGCCGAAAAAAAATATAAAAAACTTTCCATTCAAGTTTCCTTGACGGGACTTTCTTTTTGTTGTTTTGATACGCTAAATAATACGGTAACTTCCTTTAACGAAGTGCATTTTGATACGTTTCATAAAGCCACAAAAATTGAAGATTTATTTGCAGATGCTTTCCGAGATTATCCAGAATTAAAGGATTCCTATGATGAAATTTTGGTGATTCACAACAATAATCTTTCTACTTTTGTTCCGGAACCGTTATTTGACGAAAACTTTTTAGGCAGTTATTTGCAATACAATACGAAGGTTTTTGAAACTGATTTTTTTGCTTTTGATGAAATTCCGAACTATCAAATGAATACGGTTTACATTCCGTATGTGAATATCAATAATTTTTTTATTGACCAATTTGGTTCTTTCGATTACAAACATGCCAATAGTATTTTGGTTTCCAAATTATTAGTTGCTTCGAAAAATAAGGATGATAAAAAAATGTTTGTACATATTAATACCGGTCATTTTGAAATCATTGTGGTTCAGAACCAAAAATTATTGCTTTTCAATTCATTTGATTACAACACGCCGGAAGATTTCTTGTATTACATCTTATTTACTGCCGAACAATTGAACTTAAATCCGGAAAATTTCCCATTGGAACTAATCGGAAATATTGATACCGAAAGTGATTATTTCAAAATCGCTTACAAATACATTCGCAACGTTTCACTCCTAGATGTGGAAGATTTGCGATGGAACAATTATTTTTCTGAGGCCGAAAACAGAAATCATTTTATACTTTTCAACTCATGA
- a CDS encoding ATP-dependent DNA helicase — MNSSLFYSLLQKKFPFQPTYKQDVFFQKIAIFLTETDNRTIFVLKGYAGTGKTTVISTIVNSLLDINKKYVLLAPTGRAAKVIANYSNKPAFTIHKKIYFPKKSSGGGVSFTLQQNKHKNTIFIVDEASMISDTNSDSKLYENGSLLDDLISYVYSGTNCKMILLGDTAQLPPVNLDISPALDIRTLGMNYDKEVEHIELDEVMRQEENSGILHNATELRELLKDSFITDFQFDLKKFKDIVRLTDGYDIQDAINSAYSNYSIEDTAFIVRSNKRANQYNEQIRTKILDKESELSTGDFLMVVKNNYFWLKDSDEAGFIANGDIIEILEIFNIKELYGFKFAKVKIRMIDYPNQIPFETVLLMDTIKSESPSLTYEESNRLYQEVLKDYEGETKFKQFQKVKANEYFNGLQVKFSYAITCHKSQGGQWNTVFIEQPYLPDGINRDYIRWLYTAMTRAKNKLYLIGFKDENFVE, encoded by the coding sequence ATGAATTCCTCCCTGTTTTATAGCCTTTTACAAAAAAAATTCCCTTTTCAACCCACGTATAAACAGGATGTTTTTTTTCAAAAAATCGCTATTTTTTTAACTGAAACCGATAATAGAACCATTTTTGTTTTAAAAGGATACGCAGGAACTGGAAAAACAACCGTAATTTCTACGATTGTAAATAGTTTATTAGACATTAATAAAAAATATGTTTTGCTCGCGCCAACGGGCCGTGCAGCTAAAGTAATTGCTAATTATTCGAACAAACCGGCTTTTACGATTCATAAAAAAATATACTTTCCCAAGAAATCTTCCGGTGGTGGCGTTTCGTTTACGTTGCAACAAAACAAACACAAGAATACTATTTTTATCGTAGATGAAGCTTCGATGATTTCGGATACCAATTCCGATTCTAAGTTATATGAAAATGGTTCTTTGCTTGATGATTTGATTTCCTATGTGTATTCAGGAACCAATTGCAAAATGATTTTACTGGGTGATACGGCTCAGTTGCCTCCGGTGAATTTGGATATCAGTCCGGCTTTGGACATTCGTACTTTGGGAATGAATTATGATAAAGAAGTAGAACATATTGAATTGGACGAAGTCATGCGTCAAGAAGAAAATTCCGGGATTTTGCATAATGCGACAGAGCTTCGGGAATTATTGAAAGATTCATTCATCACTGATTTCCAATTTGATCTTAAGAAATTCAAAGATATAGTCCGGTTGACCGATGGTTATGATATTCAGGATGCCATAAATTCCGCCTACAGCAATTACAGTATAGAGGACACCGCTTTTATTGTTCGTTCGAATAAAAGAGCGAATCAATATAATGAGCAAATCCGAACCAAAATCCTCGATAAAGAAAGCGAACTTTCCACAGGCGATTTTCTGATGGTGGTAAAAAACAATTATTTTTGGTTAAAAGATTCTGATGAAGCGGGTTTTATTGCCAATGGTGATATTATCGAAATATTAGAAATTTTTAATATCAAAGAATTATATGGTTTTAAGTTTGCCAAAGTAAAAATCCGAATGATTGATTACCCGAATCAGATTCCATTTGAAACGGTATTATTAATGGACACCATAAAAAGTGAATCGCCATCATTAACTTATGAAGAATCCAATAGATTGTATCAAGAAGTGTTGAAAGATTATGAAGGTGAAACCAAATTCAAGCAATTCCAAAAAGTGAAAGCCAACGAATATTTCAACGGTCTTCAAGTTAAATTTTCGTATGCAATTACGTGCCATAAATCTCAAGGTGGTCAATGGAATACCGTTTTTATAGAACAACCGTATTTGCCGGATGGCATCAATCGAGATTATATTCGCTGGTTATACACGGCTATGACCCGTGCCAAAAATAAATTATATTTAATAGGATTTAAGGATGAGAATTTTGTGGAATAA
- a CDS encoding VOC family protein has protein sequence MKQRIAHIALVVTDYDEAIAFYTQKLHFDLIEDTVLNDTKRWVLVAPKGTIGFSLLLAKAVNNEQLNRVGNQTGGRVFLFLNTDNFERDYQNLLDNQVEIIRKPILEAYGKVAVFADIYGNLCDLIERTDNQG, from the coding sequence ATGAAGCAAAGAATAGCACATATTGCTTTGGTTGTTACCGATTATGATGAGGCGATTGCTTTTTATACTCAAAAATTGCATTTTGATTTAATTGAAGATACTGTTTTAAATGATACAAAGCGATGGGTTTTAGTTGCACCAAAAGGTACAATTGGGTTCAGTTTGTTACTAGCAAAAGCAGTAAATAATGAACAATTAAATAGAGTAGGAAATCAAACTGGTGGACGCGTTTTTCTATTTTTAAATACTGATAATTTCGAAAGAGATTATCAAAATCTACTGGACAATCAAGTTGAAATTATTAGAAAACCTATCCTGGAAGCGTATGGTAAAGTAGCTGTTTTTGCTGATATTTACGGCAATCTTTGTGATTTGATAGAACGAACGGATAATCAAGGGTAA
- the ygiD gene encoding 4,5-DOPA dioxygenase extradiol — MNTLNDLHKISGSFSNTKKMPVLFLGHGSPMNAIEENQFVTGFQNLAKTLPQPNAILCISAHWFTKGTKVTAMEMPRTIHDFGGFPQALFDVQYPAKGSPELAVETKQLLTPVEVELDEHWGLDHGAWSVIKHLYPEANVPVIQLSIDYTKSGQYHFDLAQKLSALRTKGILIVGSGNIVHNLRLVDFQNFEKDNYGYDWAIEAKETVNNYLLDGNFQPLIDYETQSRALQLAIPTPEHYLPLIYTLGLKGKTEELSLFNDKLLGGSLSMTSVKIM; from the coding sequence ATGAACACACTAAACGACTTACATAAAATTTCAGGCTCTTTTTCGAATACCAAAAAAATGCCAGTGCTATTTTTAGGACACGGCAGCCCCATGAATGCGATTGAAGAAAATCAGTTTGTGACGGGTTTTCAAAATTTGGCTAAAACGTTACCGCAACCGAATGCCATTTTGTGTATTTCGGCGCATTGGTTTACCAAAGGGACAAAGGTTACCGCAATGGAAATGCCCAGAACGATTCACGATTTTGGTGGTTTTCCGCAAGCGCTGTTCGATGTGCAATATCCTGCCAAAGGAAGTCCAGAATTAGCAGTAGAAACCAAACAATTATTGACACCGGTAGAAGTAGAGCTGGACGAACATTGGGGCTTAGATCACGGTGCTTGGAGTGTTATTAAACATTTATATCCCGAGGCAAATGTTCCTGTAATTCAGTTGAGTATTGATTACACCAAATCTGGTCAATACCATTTTGACTTGGCTCAAAAATTAAGTGCGTTGCGTACCAAAGGAATCTTGATTGTAGGCAGTGGTAATATTGTTCATAATTTGAGATTAGTCGATTTTCAGAATTTCGAAAAAGATAATTATGGTTACGATTGGGCAATTGAAGCAAAGGAAACTGTCAATAATTATTTACTGGACGGTAATTTTCAGCCACTGATTGATTATGAAACACAAAGTAGAGCACTTCAATTGGCAATTCCTACGCCGGAACATTATTTGCCCTTGATTTATACTTTGGGATTAAAAGGAAAAACAGAAGAACTGAGTTTGTTCAATGATAAGTTATTAGGAGGTTCGTTGAGTATGACTTCGGTGAAGATTATGTGA